The Polypterus senegalus isolate Bchr_013 chromosome 1, ASM1683550v1, whole genome shotgun sequence genome includes a window with the following:
- the LOC120542596 gene encoding Hermansky-Pudlak syndrome 6 protein homolog — translation MKGFILEQLTDLSDFTRSGDLLEVLNPIEGNYQVWDLVRVSPDERHIHVLLPGGLRTFDRVSRAHPLPKACGSNLDLTNRPAPVLELLYLDIGIKGSAALVAVVLQNGRVEFWNYSEQKGGWDLLQTSELCDSSKAKVVSVCHSGRLLVWCEERRTPECTLLRYCVCWRSYEVEERSVHLGGATIALFNCPIFSVLASGDLIYMLPCKNDSLQNVSKFFLTLYTKHDRIAVCSLDKGELISRHVGKYNQYDFKKLMRDCIGVLAASSPPQIRGVCPTGSAGLILALGSGNISLLEKNTVVRQIFSMDDNHSVSIMQVYGPFLAFIAGRTLYILDIICGLLLEKITLKTDAMLSRNAAAETTIHLFSGTGLYSVKVTHQEPSAIKPDTVLAEFVFEEACKYYQRRSLSSTQLTVEKLKNGGMFQAPIALSSIIGNYLQGRNGIDLKPEKSNNSRLLASLDTELKSLVALEELKSQVVAASEAELASYCGTLVEQEIRRLLYSDMEADNLLYLNYIFRTFSSEFWQALQSLFQFHCNREVSLSTGVPPEVWKTVLCPAAISVNNGQQQHQPLPVFELICHSLFRFQPKWLPKFVELAQQQSGTTSWKDNPENTPLYKRALALLPNRGEKLGLEVELLLCSQRPNAIMQAFRILIEQRQWEQVTNVAKHFSQQSPLLNKEIFTTILSEVSQHRDLDPYLDLLWSLCPEDMTVTSILNIVLKSLPPSDKQPEPFLPSGHGASQMTVGVLKPLLDKVLQRETKPREGYADILHASGFPPPTPPRVRKGIPSSVAESEAHPQTSEPVFKLQPANLPAENGFVFL, via the coding sequence ATGAAAGGATTCATCCTGGAACAGCTGACCGATTTGTCTGATTTCACGAGAAGTGGTGACTTGCTGGAAGTTCTAAATCCGATCGAAGGGAACTACCAGGTATGGGATTTGGTACGTGTCAGTCCAGACGAGCGACATATTCATGTCCTGCTTCCCGGGGGCCTGCGGACCTTCGACAGAGTTTCAAGAGCGCACCCATTGCCCAAAGCGTGCGGTAGTAACCTAGATCTGACGAACAGGCCGGCGCCGGTGCTGGAGCTGCTCTATTTAGATATCGGCATCAAAGGAAGTGCGGCGTTGGTCGCGGTGGTCCTGCAGAATGGGAGAGTGGAGTTTTGGAACTACAGCGAACAAAAGGGCGGCTGGGATTTGCTACAGACGTCGGAGCTATGCGACAGCTCCAAAGCCAAGGTGGTGTCGGTGTGTCACAGTGGACGGTTGCTGGTTTGGTGCGAGGAGAGACGGACTCCCGAATGCACTCTCTTACGGTACTGCGTGTGCTGGCGTTCATATGAGGTGGAAGAGCGGAGCGTCCATTTAGGGGGGGCTACGATCGCCTTGTTCAACTGCCCCATCTTCAGCGTGCTTGCTTCGGGGGACTTGATTTATATGTTGCCTTGTAAAAACGACTCACTTCAAaatgtctccaagtttttcttgACATTGTACACTAAGCATGACAGAATAGCCGTCTGCAGTCTGGACAAAGGGGAGTTGATAAGCAGGCATGTGGGCAAGTACAACCAGTACGATTTTAAAAAACTTATGAGGGATTGCATTGGCGTCCTGGCAGCAAGCAGCCCACCGCAAATACGTGGAGTGTGCCCCACGGGCTCCGCGGGGCTCATCTTGGCTCTTGGCTCTGGAAATATAAGTCTTCTGGAGAAGAACACAGTTGTAAGGCAGATCTTCAGTATGGATGACAATCATTCAGTTTCCATCATGCAGGTTTATGGTCCTTTTCTTGCATTTATTGCAGGCAGGACTTTGTACATCCTTGATATAATTTGTGGCCTGCTGTTAGAGAAGATCACACTGAAAACTGACGCCATGCTAAGCAGAAATGCTGCAGCTGAGACGACAATCCATCTTTTTTCAGGAACTGGCCTGTACTCGGTGAAGGTGACGCATCAAGAGCCAAGTGCCATCAAGCCAGACACCGTCCTGGCCGAGTTTGTCTTCGAAGAGGCTTGTAAGTATTACCAGAGAAGAAGCCTGAGCAGCACGCAGCTGActgttgaaaagttaaaaaacGGCGGCATGTTCCAAGCACCTATTGCTTTGTCTTCTATTATAGGAAACTATTTACAAGGCAGGAATGGCATCGATTTAAAGCCTGAAAAAAGCAACAATTCCAGACTGTTGGCATCCCTAGACACAGAGCTAAAGAGCCTAGTGGCACTGGAGGAGCTCAAGTCACAGGTGGTGGCCGCCTCTGAAGCAGAACTGGCCAGCTATTGTGGGACTTTGGTGGAGCAGGAGATTAGGCGTCTTCTGTATTCTGACATGGAAGCAGATAATCTTCTATATCTGAACTACATTTTTAGAACATTTTCTTCTGAATTCTGGCAAGCCTTGCAGAGTCTCTTCCAATTCCATTGTAACAGGGAGGTCTCACTTTCTACTGGGGTGCCCCCAGAGGTGTGGAAGACAGTTTTATGCCCAGCTGCTATATCTGTGAACAATGGACAGCAGCAACATCAGCCTTTGCCAGTGTTTGAGCTGATTTGCCATTCACTTTTCAGATTCCAACCCAAGTGGCTTCCTAAATTTGTGGAACTGGCACAGCAGCAATCAGGCACCACCTCCTGGAAAGACAATCCTGAAAATACACCCCTCTATAAACGTGCCTTGGCTCTCCTGCCCAACCGAGGAGAAAAACTAGGATTGGAAGTGGAGCTCCTGCTTTGCAGCCAGCGTCCCAATGCCATCATGCAAGCTTTCCGCATCCTGATTGAACAGCGGCAATGGGAGCAGGTGACAAACGTTGCAAAGCACTTTAGTCAGCAAAGTCCACTTCTCAATAAGGAGATTTTCACCACCATTTTGAGTGAGGTTTCCCAGCATAGAGACTTAGACCCTTACTTGGATTTATTATGGAGCTTATGCCCCGAAGATATGACTGTCACCAGCATCCTCAATATTGTTCTGAAAAGCCTACCACCCTCTGACAAGCAACCTGAGCCATTTTTACCCAGTGGTCATGGTGCTAGTCAGATGACCGTAGGTGTGTTGAAACCACTGCTAGACAAAGTACTTCAGAGGGAGACTAAGCCACGAGAAGGGTATGCGGACATCCTCCACGCATCAGGCTTCCCTCCTCCAACCCCACCGCGAGTGCGAAAAGGGATACCAAGCAGTGTTGCTGAATCCGAAGCACATCCCCAAACTTCTGAACCTGTGTTCAAGCTGCAACCAGCCAATTTACCAGCAGAGAATGGTTTTGTATTCCTTTGA